The following are encoded together in the Bactrocera neohumeralis isolate Rockhampton chromosome 6, APGP_CSIRO_Bneo_wtdbg2-racon-allhic-juicebox.fasta_v2, whole genome shotgun sequence genome:
- the LOC126760958 gene encoding trichohyalin isoform X1, giving the protein MRLLIFILACLAPYINAYHVSAASAGVSFMNENYLDQRESQVYNTQNAASKALRNRRMYAMCPPHFQRVGSECYSLLPQASSWLEAHFFCKDKNAKLAEPQNRADRKLRVFLKQYDAQRGLTGPIWIGATYDWQSNVWQWSISGKNLTYDSFSRMEPEIRQNLENHCAVYDPNLDYRWSARPCPDRFRFICQHKMPKVSEKNRGKVYTRWNATYPNEYANEVILEVMDQPGKNGRRSNVIVKADGSDEQIVLPKPRGRAGHNRGRAGRRPNRPTTIHPNDIDAQATSNSPTTLAHYNEIPVPATAAPNAPNAANRARNGQKQMPHDRVVWRQRQKEKRRLERKRQRAQQMQKEKERKWNEQRLRILANQERERQRHLQEQEQQDQQPKSYEQTEQPRRELDELRQREAIDLERQRQQQLAEAEVKRREYESRHQELEALKKQLAEEKKKRDDEYSSAERIRQERIERQREREEKERKEREEQMKKEQEERAKEEAKREQERLETERRQLEEYEERLKQARDERERELHEQQERKRQEDEANRRRLEEEEKRRQEEIKQQLEEEEERLKLEQLEETRKLERQELERLAEENRRREEKLRQRQEEIARREEEQRKIEEEEERIKKELEEAEQRRKAEHEAQIKQEEEAVKARAEAEQRAAEEEKRKRQERFDALKKQDDERLRQEKEEKKRKYAERLSRLSPEDQRKFFEMRKRRKAKKTQELLQQKQTANGGNEAYEEE; this is encoded by the exons atgcggcTGTTAATATTCATTTTGGCCTGTT TGGCACCCTACATTAATGCATATCATGTGTCAGCCGCCTCAGCGGGCGTGTCCTTCATGAATGAAAACTATCTGGACCAGCGAGAGTCACAAGTGTACAACACACAGAATGCCGCATCGAAGGCATTGCGTAATAGGCGCATGTACGCCATGTGTCCGCCACACTTCCAACGTGTCGGCTCCGAGTGCTACTCGTTGCTGCCACAGGCCAGCAGCTGGCTGGAGGCGCATTTCTTCTGCAAAGACAAGAACGCGAAATTGGCGGAACCACAGAATAGAGCCGATCGGAAATTGCGCGTTTTCCTCAAACAATACGACGCACAGCGGGGAT TAACTGGTCCCATTTGGATTGGCGCCACCTACGATTGGCAAAGCAATGTGTGGCAGTGGAGCATTAGCGGCAAGAACTTAACATATGACTCCTTCAGTCGCATGGAACCTGA GATCAGACAGAACCTGGAAAACCATTGTGCTGTGTATGACCCAAATCTAGACTATAG ATGGTCTGCTCGCCCCTGTCCGGATAGATTCCGTTTCATCTGTCAACATAAAATGCCAAAAGTCAGCGAGAAGAATCGAGGCAAGGTCTATACGCGTTGGAATGCCACCTACCCCAATGAGTATGCGAATGAAGTCATATTGGAAGTGATGGATCAGCCGGGCAAAAATGGACGCAG ATCCAATGTCATCGTAAAGGCGGACGGCAGTGACGAACAGATCGTGCTACCGAAACCACGCGGCAGAGCCGGACACAATCGTGGACGCGCAGGACGTCGTCCAAACCGACCGACCACAATCCATCCGAACGATATCGATGCACAAGCGACCTCGAACTCGCCAACAACTTTGGCACATTACAACGAAATACCGGTGCCAGCTACAGCAGCGCCCAACGCGCCCAACGCAGCCAATCGGGCGCGAAACGGACAAAAGCAAATGCCGCATGATCGTGTCGTATGGCGACAACGGCAGAAGGAGAAGCGCCGTTTGGAGCGCAAGAGACAGCGCGCACAGCAAATGCAGAAGGAGAAGGAACGCAAATGGAACGAACAACGGCTGCGCATACTGGCGAATCAAGAGCGCGAACGACAACGGCACCTGCAGGAACAAGAACAACAGGACCAACAACCGAAATCATACGAACAAACCGAACAGCCGCGACGTGAACTGGATGAACTGAGACAGCGCGAAGCCATCGATCTGGAACGACAACGCCAGCAGCAACTGGCCGAAGCGGAAGTCAAACGACGCGAATATGAAAGTCGGCATCAAGAATTGGAAGCGCTGAAGAAGCAACTTGCCGAGGAGAAGAAGAAGCGCGACGATGAATATAGCAGCGCAGAACGCATACGACAGGAACGTATCGAACGGCAGCGAGAACGTGAAGAGAAGGAGCGCAAAGAACGTGAGGAACAAATGAAAAAAGAGCAGGAAGAACGCGCCAAAGAAGAAGCGAAACGTGAACAAGAACGACTGGAGACGGAGCGGCGACAGCTCGAAGAATACGAAGAACGTTTAAAGCAAGCGCGCGATGAACGTGAACGTGAACTACACGAACAGCAAGAACGTAAGCGGCAAGAGGACGAGGCCAACCGACGACGCTTGGAGGAAGAAGAGAAGCGGCGGCAAGAAGAGATTAAACAACAATtggaggaagaagaagaacgcTTGAAACTGGAACAGCTGGAAGAAACACGCAAGCTGGAGCGACAAGAACTAGAACGACTGGCGGAAGAAAATCGACGACGCGAAGAGAAGCTACGCCAGCGACAGGAGGAGATCGCCCGCCGCGAAGAGGAGCAACGTAAAATCGAAGAAGAAGAGGAGCGCATAAAGAAGGAACTCGAAGAGGCGGAACAACGACGCAAGGCGGAACACGAAGCGCAAATCAAGCAGGAGGAAGAAGCGGTCAAGGCGCGTGCCGAAGCCGAACAAAGAGCAGCCGAGGAGGAGAAACGTAAGCGCCAAGAGCGTTTCGATGCGTTGAAAAAGCAAGATGACGAACGCCTGCGCCAAGAGAAGGAGGAGAAGAAGCGCAAATATGCAGAGCGCCTATCGCGCCTCTCACCGGAAGATCAGCGCAAATTCTTCGAAATGCGCAAACGGCGAAAGGCCAAGAAGACACAAGAATTGCTGCAACAAAAACAGACAGCCAATGGCGGCAACGAGGCATACGAGGAAGAATAG
- the LOC126760958 gene encoding trichohyalin isoform X2 → MRLLIFILACLAPYINAYHVSAASAGVSFMNENYLDQRESQVYNTQNAASKALRNRRMYAMCPPHFQRVGSECYSLLPQASSWLEAHFFCKDKNAKLAEPQNRADRKLRVFLKQYDAQRGLTGPIWIGATYDWQSNVWQWSISGKNLTYDSFSRMEPEQNLENHCAVYDPNLDYRWSARPCPDRFRFICQHKMPKVSEKNRGKVYTRWNATYPNEYANEVILEVMDQPGKNGRRSNVIVKADGSDEQIVLPKPRGRAGHNRGRAGRRPNRPTTIHPNDIDAQATSNSPTTLAHYNEIPVPATAAPNAPNAANRARNGQKQMPHDRVVWRQRQKEKRRLERKRQRAQQMQKEKERKWNEQRLRILANQERERQRHLQEQEQQDQQPKSYEQTEQPRRELDELRQREAIDLERQRQQQLAEAEVKRREYESRHQELEALKKQLAEEKKKRDDEYSSAERIRQERIERQREREEKERKEREEQMKKEQEERAKEEAKREQERLETERRQLEEYEERLKQARDERERELHEQQERKRQEDEANRRRLEEEEKRRQEEIKQQLEEEEERLKLEQLEETRKLERQELERLAEENRRREEKLRQRQEEIARREEEQRKIEEEEERIKKELEEAEQRRKAEHEAQIKQEEEAVKARAEAEQRAAEEEKRKRQERFDALKKQDDERLRQEKEEKKRKYAERLSRLSPEDQRKFFEMRKRRKAKKTQELLQQKQTANGGNEAYEEE, encoded by the exons atgcggcTGTTAATATTCATTTTGGCCTGTT TGGCACCCTACATTAATGCATATCATGTGTCAGCCGCCTCAGCGGGCGTGTCCTTCATGAATGAAAACTATCTGGACCAGCGAGAGTCACAAGTGTACAACACACAGAATGCCGCATCGAAGGCATTGCGTAATAGGCGCATGTACGCCATGTGTCCGCCACACTTCCAACGTGTCGGCTCCGAGTGCTACTCGTTGCTGCCACAGGCCAGCAGCTGGCTGGAGGCGCATTTCTTCTGCAAAGACAAGAACGCGAAATTGGCGGAACCACAGAATAGAGCCGATCGGAAATTGCGCGTTTTCCTCAAACAATACGACGCACAGCGGGGAT TAACTGGTCCCATTTGGATTGGCGCCACCTACGATTGGCAAAGCAATGTGTGGCAGTGGAGCATTAGCGGCAAGAACTTAACATATGACTCCTTCAGTCGCATGGAACCTGA ACAGAACCTGGAAAACCATTGTGCTGTGTATGACCCAAATCTAGACTATAG ATGGTCTGCTCGCCCCTGTCCGGATAGATTCCGTTTCATCTGTCAACATAAAATGCCAAAAGTCAGCGAGAAGAATCGAGGCAAGGTCTATACGCGTTGGAATGCCACCTACCCCAATGAGTATGCGAATGAAGTCATATTGGAAGTGATGGATCAGCCGGGCAAAAATGGACGCAG ATCCAATGTCATCGTAAAGGCGGACGGCAGTGACGAACAGATCGTGCTACCGAAACCACGCGGCAGAGCCGGACACAATCGTGGACGCGCAGGACGTCGTCCAAACCGACCGACCACAATCCATCCGAACGATATCGATGCACAAGCGACCTCGAACTCGCCAACAACTTTGGCACATTACAACGAAATACCGGTGCCAGCTACAGCAGCGCCCAACGCGCCCAACGCAGCCAATCGGGCGCGAAACGGACAAAAGCAAATGCCGCATGATCGTGTCGTATGGCGACAACGGCAGAAGGAGAAGCGCCGTTTGGAGCGCAAGAGACAGCGCGCACAGCAAATGCAGAAGGAGAAGGAACGCAAATGGAACGAACAACGGCTGCGCATACTGGCGAATCAAGAGCGCGAACGACAACGGCACCTGCAGGAACAAGAACAACAGGACCAACAACCGAAATCATACGAACAAACCGAACAGCCGCGACGTGAACTGGATGAACTGAGACAGCGCGAAGCCATCGATCTGGAACGACAACGCCAGCAGCAACTGGCCGAAGCGGAAGTCAAACGACGCGAATATGAAAGTCGGCATCAAGAATTGGAAGCGCTGAAGAAGCAACTTGCCGAGGAGAAGAAGAAGCGCGACGATGAATATAGCAGCGCAGAACGCATACGACAGGAACGTATCGAACGGCAGCGAGAACGTGAAGAGAAGGAGCGCAAAGAACGTGAGGAACAAATGAAAAAAGAGCAGGAAGAACGCGCCAAAGAAGAAGCGAAACGTGAACAAGAACGACTGGAGACGGAGCGGCGACAGCTCGAAGAATACGAAGAACGTTTAAAGCAAGCGCGCGATGAACGTGAACGTGAACTACACGAACAGCAAGAACGTAAGCGGCAAGAGGACGAGGCCAACCGACGACGCTTGGAGGAAGAAGAGAAGCGGCGGCAAGAAGAGATTAAACAACAATtggaggaagaagaagaacgcTTGAAACTGGAACAGCTGGAAGAAACACGCAAGCTGGAGCGACAAGAACTAGAACGACTGGCGGAAGAAAATCGACGACGCGAAGAGAAGCTACGCCAGCGACAGGAGGAGATCGCCCGCCGCGAAGAGGAGCAACGTAAAATCGAAGAAGAAGAGGAGCGCATAAAGAAGGAACTCGAAGAGGCGGAACAACGACGCAAGGCGGAACACGAAGCGCAAATCAAGCAGGAGGAAGAAGCGGTCAAGGCGCGTGCCGAAGCCGAACAAAGAGCAGCCGAGGAGGAGAAACGTAAGCGCCAAGAGCGTTTCGATGCGTTGAAAAAGCAAGATGACGAACGCCTGCGCCAAGAGAAGGAGGAGAAGAAGCGCAAATATGCAGAGCGCCTATCGCGCCTCTCACCGGAAGATCAGCGCAAATTCTTCGAAATGCGCAAACGGCGAAAGGCCAAGAAGACACAAGAATTGCTGCAACAAAAACAGACAGCCAATGGCGGCAACGAGGCATACGAGGAAGAATAG
- the LOC126760963 gene encoding HIV Tat-specific factor 1: MSENSEEMPEASSENAEFREKSESTPTTTPAAPTTTLPHEEIVSTTSREQIEEVSTTREQEQSTSESINAEKIESENAEITESENVANATVSPDVVGATEIYRNESAVEKAKVGMEKDEKETVLVKEKESNQIHNPKLTEADNNTQPSASAPSTEAQLDDNYAQHVTYEPDGSAIYTDPNTHHRYKWSTTENNWLPCDADKAESTTTSTENPYENEHYKWCIETQKWIPKVQQQTTETEHYKWDAEKKEWIPKTGAAQTTDPKSNATDPTNVIYDIDEDGQRIYTDKDGTVFFWDESKNAWFPKIDDDFMAHYQMNYGFIDNTSASEEEARRKAEEEKKQKELELQRMTEEAKAAAEAAAAYANGEGAPAIKRKAQEPPKWFDLDPEQNTKVYVSNLPLDITMDEFAELMGKCGMIMRDPQTQKYKLKLYAESDGQLKGDGLCDYIKVESVGLALNILDEYNLRGHKIRVQRAKFQMRGEYNPALKPKRKKKDKEKLQKMKEKLFDWRPEKMRGERSKNEKVVIIKNLFDPIIFEKEVQLILDYQNELREECSKCGTVRKVVIYDRHPEGIAQVNMADPEEADVVIQMMHGRFFGQRKLSAEHWDGKTKYKIVETEAEVQKRLSHWDQYLTNEENEERDAIQKALNEPTAATTNAGETPVQHNELESDAADTPEVC; this comes from the exons atgagTGAGAATTCGGAAGAAATGCCGGAAGCATCTAGTGAGAATGCCGAGTTTAGGGAAAAATCAGAAAGCACTCCCACAACAACGCCTGCAGCGCCAACGACAACTTTACCCCACGAAGAAATAGTTTCAACTACCTCAAGAGAACAAATCGAAGAAGTTTCCACAACGCGAGAGCAAGAACAAAGCACTTCCGAAAGTATAAATGCAGAGAAAATTGAGAGTGAAAATGCAGAGATAACTGAAAGTGAAAATGTAGCCAATGCGACAGTTTCTCCAGATGTTGTTGGTGCCACTGAAATCTACCGAAACGAGAGCGCCGTGGAAAAAGCGAAAGTTGGTATGGAAAAGGACGAAAAAGAAACCGTGCttgttaaagaaaaagaatCCAACCAAATCCACAATCCAAAATTAACAGAAGCAGATAACAATACTCAACCATCAGCTTCGGCACCTTCTACTGAAGCGCAGTTGGACGACAATTACGCACAGCATGTGACGTATGAACCCGATGGCAGCGCCATCTATACGGACCCCAATACGCATCATCGCTACAAATGGAGTACAACAGAAAATAATTGGTTGCCTTGTGACGCCGACAAAGCTGAGAGTACAACAACGTCCACTGAAAATCCCTATGAGAATGAGCACTATAAATGGTGCATTGAAACGCAAAAGTGGATACCGAAGGTGCAGCAACAAACAACCGAAACGGAGCATTACAAATGGGATGCGGAGAAAAAGGAGTGGATACCAAAAACGGGCGCCGCACAAACAACAGATCCAAAATCGAATGCCACTGATCCAACGAATGTGATCTATGACATTGACGAGGACGGCCAACGTATTTACACCGATAAAGATGGCACGGTGTTCTTTTGGGATGAGAGCAAGAACGCCTGGTTTCCGAAGATCGATGATGACTTTATGGCGCACTATCAGATGAATTACGGTTTCATAGATAATACTAGTGCCTCGGAGGAGGAGGCCAGACGTAAAGCGGAGGAAGAGAAAAAGCAGAAAGAATTGGAATTGCAACGTATGACCGAGGAGGCAAAGGCGGCTGCAGAAGCGGCGGCGGCGTATGCAAATGGCGAGGGTGCACCTGCTATAAAGCGGAAAGCGCAGGAGCCGCCAA agtGGTTTGATTTGGATCCCGAGCAGAACACGAAAGTTTATGTTTCGAATTTACCCTTGGACATTACCATGGATGAGTTCGCCGAGCTGATGGGCAAATGCGGCATGATTATGCGCGATCCACAAACGCAAAAGTATAAACTGAAACTGTATGCGGAGTCCGATGGTCAACTCAAGGGCGATGGCTTGTGTGATTATATTAAA GTGGAGTCTGTTGGTTtggctttaaatattttggatGAGTATAACCTTCGTGGTCATAAAATACGCGTGCAacgtgccaaatttcagatgCGTGGCGAATACAATCCAGCTTTAAAACCGAAACGCAAGAAGAAGGACAAAGAGAAGTTgcagaaaatgaaagaaaa acTTTTCGACTGGCGTCCGGAAAAAATGCGCGGTGAACGCTCGAAAAATGAGAAGGTGGTTATCATTAAAAATCTTTTCGATccaataattttcgaaaaggAAGTGCAGCTGATACTGGACTATCAGAATGAGTTGCGTGAGGAGTGCAGCAAATGTGGCACCGTACGAAAGGTGGTCATTTATGAT CGTCATCCCGAAGGCATCGCACAAGTGAATATGGCCGACCCGGAGGAAGCCGATGTGGTAATACAAATGATGCACGGCCGTTTCTTCGGACAACGTAAGCTGAGCGCGGAACATTGGGACGGCAAGACCAAATACAA AATCGTCGAAACCGAGGCGGAGGTGCAGAAACGGTTAAGTCATTGGGATCAGTATCTAACGAATGAGGAAAATGAGGAGCGCGATGCCATCCAAAAGGCACTGAATGAGCCGACGGCAGCGACTACAAACGCGGGGGAAACACCAGTGCAGCACAATGAGTTGGAAAGTGATGCTGCAGACACACCAGAAGTGTGTTAA